A single region of the Podospora pseudopauciseta strain CBS 411.78 chromosome 1, whole genome shotgun sequence genome encodes:
- a CDS encoding hypothetical protein (COG:A; EggNog:ENOG503NWDF) produces the protein MSNRQPSRVVFVGNIPYGKSSRSYYVFSKSIANKPLSAGLTEEQITEIFSGAGRVLNFRLVYDRETGRPKGFGFAEFPDHDSASSAVRNLNDYEIMGRKLRVDFSNETVSDEDGRDRDAAGPSAAGYSAPSNGNNVAAPVVPAGGSSLPPLPQGKDLPPGVSCTDAISQTLRTLPPAQLLDIIQQMKTLATNDPARCAELLNQAPQLGYAVFQALLIMGLVSPDAINSVLDTGASVAPPPAAVPANYGGYPVPAATSTPVGGYAAPPVAAPVVPVPGAAPPPVAAPPPAQDPEALMRAVMELPQETIDMLPEAEKQQILALRAQFSLQVTAGNDDNYTGSDQVTKLTAELILNIGKVGESQPAGGFDNSKLPNFDIHGKLKGGINRKFKNNDHDFDTANIRKSTTVDNGSDLGSHDFYSPTGGSVISEEDVDDLILEITPPAAPVALNTFIPGHNLLRSTPNNSKSPSINEKPSDYQD, from the exons ATGTCAAACAGACAGCCCTCTCGTGTCGTCTTCGTGGGCAACATCCCATATGGCAAGTCCTCGAGATCATATTACGTCTTTTCAAAGTCGATTGCTAACAAACCGTTATCTGCAGGACTCACCGAGGAGCAAATCACTGAAATCTTCAGTGGTGCTGGTCGCGTCCTGAACTTTCGCCTCGTCTATGATCGAGAGACTGGTCGCCCCAAGGGCTTTGGTTTCGCTGAGTTCCCTGACCACG ACTCTGCTTCTTCAGCCGTCCGAAACTTGAATGATTATGAGATTATGGGACGGAAGTTGCGTGTCGACTTTAGCAATGAAACGGTCAGCGACGAAGATGGTCGTGACCGTGACGCTGCT GGCCCTTCTGCTGCCGGTTACTCGGCGCCGTCGAACGGTAACAACGTTGCCGCGCCGGTCGTCCCCGCGGGCGGTTCGTCGCTCCCCCCTTTGCCCCAGGGCAAAGATCTCCCTCCTGGTGTGAGCTGCACCGATGCCATATCGCAAACGCTTCGCACCCTGCCCCCGGCGCAGCTGCTGGACATCATCCAGCAGATGAAGACGCTGGCGACCAACGACCCTGCGCGCTGCGCCGAGCTGTTGAACCAAGCTCCCCAGCTTGGTTATGCTGTTTTCCAGGCCCTGTTGATCATGGGCTTGGTGTCACCGGACGCCATCAACTCCGTCCTCGACACCGGTGCGAGCGTTGCCCCGCCTCCTGCGGCTGTCCCCGCCAACTATGGCGGCTACCCTGTCCCTGCGGCGACCAGCACTCCAGTCGGTGGTTATGCCGCCCCTCCCGTCGCTGCCCCGGTTGTTCCGGTCCCTGGTGCCGCGCCTCCTCCTGTCGCTGCCCCCCCTCCTGCTCAGGACCCTGAGGCCCTGATGCGTGCTGTCATGGAGCTACCTCAAGAGACGATTGACATGCTTCCCGAAGCTGAGAAGCAGCAGATTTTGGCCTTGAGAGCTCAATTCTCCCTGCAAG TTACGGCGGGTAATGACGACAACTATACCGGGAGTGATCAAGTCACCAAACTTACAGCCGAGCTAATCCTAAATATCGGTAAAGTTGGTGAGTCTCAGCCTGCGGGTGGTTTTGATAACTCTAAGCTTCCGAATTTTGACATTCATGGCAAGCTGAAGGGCGGTATCAACCGCAAGTTTAAAAACAACGACCACGATTTTGACACAGCGAATATACGCAAATCAACGACTGTGGACAACGGTAGCGACTTGGGCTCTCACGACTTTTACTCCCCCACTGGGGGTAGTGTTATTTCGGAGGAGGACGTGGACGATCTCATTCTTGAAATTACGCCACCTGCTGCCCCCGTGGCTTTGAACACCTTTATCCCCGGACACAACTTGCTGCGTTCGACACCGAACAACTCGAAGTCTCCCAGTATCAATGAGAAGCCTTCTGACTATCAAGACTAA